CTAGACAGTTATGCGTTAACGTCTATAGTTTACCAACCCTCGTATGCCTGAacatggcatatatatatatatatatatatatatatatatatatatatatatacacagagagagagagagagagagagagagagagagagagagagagactcacatacagagacagacatgcagacaaaaaaaaaggcataacatATTGACATAAAGACAGATAGGGAAGTGGCACAATGGACTGAGATGTGAACCTGACCCTATCGCACGGTTTAAtcgaaaaatcaaacaaactgaccccctgccccccaccccacccccgccccccacccccaccccgtcccccgaaATAAAAAACCGTGATTGAAAATCAGTAACTTAATAAAGGAGGCAAACATTGCGCAAGGTCGAAGAAAATAAAGTggagttgttggttgtttttattgggtttttgttgttgttgtttttttcctcttttttttttctggcaaggGCATGTCCAATAACTATCggccaccttttttttaattaaacatgtTAATCGCGTTCTCTGTCCTTTTTGGACATGTTCACAGCTCATCCAATGACCTCGTCGTCAGCCCTGTGTCGCTTAAAACAACGCCACGCCCTCCTCTTTTCCAGTTGATTACATGTATTAAATGTTTgagaggaaaaaaagcaaaaggaaGACGAAGTGAAATGCTCAACAAGAAATTAAcacagggagaaggaaggaaggaagatggaagggaaggaaggaaggaaaggaaaggaagaaggaaggtggaagggaaggaaggaaggaaggaaaggaaaggaagaatgaaggtggaagggaaggaaggaagggaaaaaggaaggtggaagggaaaggaagagacgagaaggaaggaagaaaggaaaaaggaaggtggaagggaaggaaggaagggaaagggaaggtggaagggaaggaaggaggaagggaagaaggaaggtggaagagaaggaagggaagaaggaaggtagaaggaaaggaaggaaggagggaaagaaggaaggaagggaagaaggaaggtggaagggaagaaaggaagtgaagaaggaaggtggaaggaaaagaaggaagggaagaaggaaggtggaagggaaggaaggaaggtggaagagaaggaacggaagacggaaggaagggaaaaaataaggtggaaaggaaggaagggaagaaggaaggtggaaaggaaggaggaaaggaaggaaggaagggaagaagggaaggaaggacagaaggaaggaatgggagaggagaagaatggaaaagaaaggatggatggacagagggaaggaagaggagaagacaggaaggaaagtaggaagggaggagggaaggaaatatggaagaaaggggggggaggtaggaaggaaggaacgaaagacggagggaaaggagggaggaaaagaagaaggacggggcagaaaggaaggaaagtaggaaggaaagaaggaagaaggagtaaggaaggaaggaaggaaggaagggcaaaAATAAGGATGGGGAAGGAAGGCTGGCggagaaaaagggaggaaagaaggaaggaaggaaagagggaaagaaggaaggaaataaagatgTGGGTATTTCACAACATAATTGAACTTTTAAGATCATTTTtttataaacaaaaagaaaaaaaagaaaaacgaccaAAGCTACCTGCTTTCAAGAAGCGGTACCTATGTTTTTGGAAACTCTATGTAGGGCTGTGTACAGGAAAGAAAACGGAGTACCCTCGTATGCCTGAACatggcatatctatctatctatctatctatctatctatctatctatctatctatctatctataattgtgtgtgtgcgtgtgtgtgcgtgtgtgtgtgtgtgtgtgtgtgtgtgtgtgtgtgtatgtgtgtatgtgtgtgtgtgtgttagatctccaaaatcacacacacacacacacacacacacacacacacacacacacacacacacacacaaacaaacaaaaaaaacacccccccccacccacccactccccccccttgcccccccccccccgccccccccccccccccccccccccccccacacacacacacacacacacacttatctctttCAGCAAGACCGGACTCACATACTTTAACGAAGAACTTCTCATTTCGGGAAGTCAAGATCATCATTTCGGACATTCCCACACAAACTGTGCTCTGATGCCTGAAGTgatacataaagaaaaaaactgatCACAACATAAATAAAGTTAGAGAAGCATACTGATAATACAGATGACCAcataatggggtgtgtgtgtgtgtgtgtgtgtgtgtctgtgtgtgtgtgtgtgtgtgtgtgtgtgtgtgtgtgtgtgtgtgtgtgtctgtgtgtgtgtgtgtttgcgtgctcgCGCGCACATGGGCGTGGAAGTTTTCTCTACACAATCGTCAGTTCGGCGGTTTCCATTATTAGTGAATATGACAGGCATATACTACACTCTttacgaagaagaaaacacacacacacacacacacacacacacacacacacacacacacacacacacacacacacacacacacacacacacacacacacacactcattttggGAATTTAAGATTGTCATTTCGGATatttccacatgtgtgtgtgtgtgtgtgtgtgtgtgtgtgtgtgtgcgtgtgtgtatgtgtgtgtgtgggcgcgcgcgcgcgcgtgcgtgcgtgcgtatatacttgcgtgtgtgtgtgtgcgtgcgaaaacttgtacgtatgtgtgagtgtgtgcgtgagcgtgcgtgtgtgaggttGCGTTAGTGTATGTTTGCGCATGCGCGTGAGTGTCATCGCGTatacgtattgtgtgtgtgtgtgtgtgtgtgtgtgtgtgtgtgtgtgtgtgtgtgtgtgtgtgtgtgtgtgtgtgtgtgtgtgtgtttgtgcgtgtgtgtgtgtgtgtgtgtgtgtgtgtgtgtgtgtgtgtgtgtgcgcgcgcgtgtgggcgcgcgcgtgtgtgtacttgcctgtgtgtgtgcgtgtgtgtgcgtgcgtatacttgtacgtatgtgtgagtgtgtgcgtaagcgtgcgtgtgtgaggttGCGTCAGTGTATGTTTGCGCATGCACGTGAGTGTCACTGCGtatacgtagtgtgtgtgtgtgtgtgtgtgtgcgtgtgcgtgtgcgtgtgtgtatgtgatatatatatatatatatatatatatatatatatatatatatatatatatatatatatatatatatatagatatatagacagagagagagagggagagagacagagagacagagagacagagagagagagagaatcgtacgtacttactcacacacgcgcacgcacagaaacacatgcacgcgcgcgctcgctcccAAACACTCGTaagcacacacgtgtacacacacacacacacacacacacacacacacacacacacacacacacacacacacacacacacacacacacacacacacactcacacacacacacacacacacacacacacacacacacacacacacacacacacacacacacacacacgcagatcaaCCAGAAGGGTTTAGTcgttttaatcatttattttggGAGCATAAGCAAGCGAGTATGCTAAAATCACTGGCCGATGGAAATGAAAAAATGTAGAGAACACTCGGGTCAACAATTTTCTAAAAAGCTGTCATGCTTTTAACTTTCACAACCTTTAAAACTGTTCCATATAATTTGGAGCAAGCCTGATAATACTGCAGACGGATACTGAAATAGTTGACGGAATTATTTGTAATGCAACGATTATATACAACGGGAATTACCAATATGAGCTAACGAACCGCCCtcaatctctttctgtgtctctctgtgtctctctgtccgtctgtctcaccaTATTGGAAAAGATTGGCATgagctaatgatgatgatgatgatgataagggtaATATTACAGCAATGCTTTAAATAGGATGCGTAGAATTAATTGGCGAACAACACGAATAAAACTGTTTCCTGTAATTTGCAACAAGACTGATAATCCTCCATACAAACACTGAAAAGGGTGACGAAATTATTTGTACTGCAACGATTATTTACAACGGGAATTACCAGTATGAGccaaccccagcccccactcccctctctctctctctctctctctctctctctctctctctctctctctctctctctctctctctctctctctctctctctctctctcagacggaggaataatacaaaataaacattttttttttaaaaccacggTAATATCCACTGTGACAGTCTCGTCATATTGGAAAAGATCGGCATGAGctattgatgatgatatgatgatgatgatgataatggtaatattaCAGCAATGCTTAAAATCGGGTGCGTAGAATTACTTGGCGAACAACACGACGCTATAAAAGCAGCTGCGCCATGATACATTTTGAAAGACACTCGTTTTGCACAGgctacacacattcactcatgcaAGAATCATATCACAGACTtgtgttttcaacacacacacacacacacacacacacacacacacacacacacacacacacacacacacacacacacacagagagagagagagagagagagagagagagagagagagagagagagagagagagagagagagagagagtcccacacacacgcacaatcccccacacacacccacactttccgtttcagtttcaagctcTGAAATGTTATTTCAAGGTTCGGGACTGACTGacccataattattatcattcacactgtgttcttttttcttttctttttttttttcattcagttcagAGAGCAATGTCTTCAACCCCAGCACTGCAGTCAGTCACCTGGAtgggctgactgtctgtcttcgcGGTCTGGAACTCCTCCGCATCCTGAGGGTCATGgtggccgccgccgccgccgccgccgaggTTGTGGTGTACCAGAGCGGCGTGAGCCGAGTCTCCAAGCAGCGGCTCCtccccagcaacagcagcaacatggtGATCTCCAACGTTCCGGGCGACAGCATCATCCCCGGCGGCTCCTGCTGTAACACTGGCAGGCTGATTCCGTGGCACGGGGGCGGAAgcggaggcagaggaggaggaggctgcgtTGAGAAGAAGCTGATGATCTGACCCGGCGTGTCCACCACTTCGCACGTCAGCGGCGTGGGGGTCAGGCTCAGCATTTCCGCCGGCGAGGAGTCCGTTCATCTCCATCCACTCGCGATTTGCTTCCCGGCTTCGTCCTTCAGGCCGgtgcagctgttgctgctgctgctggtgctgctgccgtagttgttgttgtattgagGCCCTCAGACACTCCCAGAACCCCCATCTTCTCCTTTTGTCAAGGATGGCCAAGGTAACTATGACAGCGATGATGGCGATAGCGGTGATTGAGATGGCCATGGCAGGGGTACTGCTGGTGTCACTGTCGTTGTCGTTGCCGCTGTCACTGTTAAGCATCGCCGCCGTGTCTTTGGCCTTGCTGTCCGCGTAATCTGagaatttcagacacacacacacacacacacacacacacacacacacacacacacacacacacacacacacacacacacacacatgcaatatgaGGTCACTGTACTGAaattgagagaaaaacaaacaagattagTTCAGATAGTCCTTTTTTtacatacatatagagagagaagcggggggacgggggagggggcggggggcggggggaggggttgaagaaacctaactgtcagacagaaaagagaaagtcacagcttttcacagagagaagttggacagaaagacacacacacacacacacacacacacacacacacacacacagggagcgagagagagggagagagacagacagacagacaggcagacatcaagagagaaagagagacagacagaaaaggagacagaaaaagagagagaaagaaaggtgggggacacagacagacagacagacagacagacaaacaaaagaagcaaggacacacacacacacacacacacacacacacacacacacacacacacagagagtcaaggacagaaagacaaagagacagggatagaaacagagagagacagagagagacagtggcataagcagagtgagacagacagacagacagagacagagacacaagcaaagacaaagagacagatacagagacaaggacagacacagagatacagctACAAAGAGAAACCTGTTTACTTACTGGGACACTTTTTGTGGCACTGGGCTTTCAGAAATGGTTGCATGCACAGCTCCGAGCAGCATGCGAGTCTTCCGTTCTGGCCCAGATGTTTGTCAAAATAAAACCCACCCGGCGGACACTGCAAAGCCAGGCAGGCGCTCACCATCGCGACAAATACACAATACACCTTAAACATGCCACGTTCCatgttccttccttctttccttctttctttatttctcttttcttgtctgtGTTCAAACCACTGTGCTGGTACTCGGCCTTGCAGACAGTGACGAAAATCCCCGATGTGTGTAACAGTGTGATGAGTgtggaaagaaacgaaaacaaaaatgatCAATCCCTTTTGCCGGAAcgattaatttgttgttgttttgttcgtagATCAACCAAAATTTATGTCCACGGACTTGTGAAACTGTCAATGCTTGTGTCTCCTTGGCTATGCTGAAGTTGAAGTAGActcctttgtcttctttgtttcgAATTCTCCTGCCgtgcttatttattcatcaagACGTCGGTAACTTTCGTTGTTCACTCGATGCCACTCAGTTCACAAATGAACGATTTTAGACCTGAAGCTGTCAGTTACCTCTCTTCAGCGAAGATCATGTGCTTATTACGTCACCTTAGGTAAAAGTGACCAAAGCGATCGGCATGTCTGTATCGGGATTTCCCGTTGTTACTCAAGCGTCAACGAGCCGACCGAAGCCAATTATCGCAGGTGCCTGACATAATGTGTGTATTGTCTCAGCGTCATGTCACACAACATTTGGGTAAAACAGGTTTGAAGAATCCTTACCCTGCTTTgtggtgcttgtttgttttgttgtttttttgtgtttttttcacttaAGATTAAAACAACatatcgtgtgtatgtgtgttctgttgtatgtgtgtgtgtgtgtgtgtgtgtgtgtgtgtgtgtgtgtgtgcgtgtgtgtgtgtgtgtgtgtgtgtgtgtgtgtgtgtgtgcgcgcttgtgtgtgtgtgtgtgtgtgtgtgtgtgtgtgtgtgtgtgttcattaagtGTGAGGGGGTGGAGCGGAAGGTGAAGGGAGAaaccctgtgtgagtgtgtgtgtgtgtgtgtgtgtgtgtgtgtgtgtgtgtgtgtgtgtgtgtgtgtgtgtgtgtgtgtgtgtgtttgtgtgcgtgcgtgcgtgcgtgcgtgtatgcatgcatgcatgtgagtgtgtgtgaccaccTTGTATCCACTGACTGTGGGGGTGAGGATTGGGTTTGGGGGTGTgaacatgtgcatgagtgtgtgggtgtgtatctgtgtgtgtgtgtgtgtgtgtgtgtgtgtgtgtgtgtgtgtgtgtgtgtgtgtgtgtgtgtgtgtgtgtgtgcttttatttttatttattttatttttttatctgtttattttaacttacttatctctcatttatagtgtgtgtgtgtgtgtgtcagtgaacatgtgtatgagtgtgtgggtgagtatatgcatgtgtgcttttactttatgtttacttacttatccattcaCTTATGTATTTATGACATATTTTAAAAACCTTGAAAACAGgtgaaattgtgactggtgtgtgtgtgtgtgtgtgtgtgtgtgtgtgtgtgtgtgtgtgtgtgtgtgtgtgtgcatgggtgtgggtgtatgtgtgcttttacttcttcttcttatttgtgtgtgtgtgtgtgtgaacatgggtatgggtgtgtgtgtgtttttactgcttataaattatatatgtgtatgtatgtgtgtatgcatgtgtatatatatatatatatatatatatatatatatatatatatatatatatatatatatatatatatatatatatatatatatatatatatatatatatgtatacttatccattcatttatgtatttatgatatATTTTAAAAGTCTTGAAAACTGTGGTggaattgtgactggtgtgtgttgtgtgtgtgtgtggggggggggggtgggggtgggggggtgaacatgggtgtgggtgtgtatgtgcttttacttcttataaaaaatatttatttattttaacttactttattaatttatgtaattatgatatgtttacaacattgtaaattgtggtgaaattatgactggtgtgtgtgtgtgtgtgtgtgtgtgtgtgtgtgtgtgtgtgtgtgtgtgagaacatgggtgtgggtgtgggtgtgcttttacttcttataaaaaaatatttatttattttaacttacttttccattcatttatgtatttcagatatattttaaatgcttttacttcttagaaaaatcatttatttatttatttatttttaacttacttatccattcatttatgtatttctgaTATATTTCAAAAACATGAAAACTGTGGTggaattgtgactggtgtgtgttgtgtgttgtgtgtgtgtgtgtgtgtgtgtgtgtgtgtgtgtgtgtgtgtgtgtgtgtgtgtgtgtgtgtgtgtgtgtgtgtgtgtgtgtgtgtgtgtgtgtgtgaacaacgggtgtgggtgtgtatgtgcttttactgcttataaaaaatatttattttaaccTTCTTTATTAATTCatgtaattatgatatgtttacaaccTTGAAAATTGTGGTGAACTTATGactggtgtatgagtgtgtgagagtgtgtgtgtgtgtgtgtgtgtgtgtgtgtgtgtgtgtgtgtgtgtgtgtgtgtgtgtgtgtgtgtgtgtgtgtgtgtgtgtgtgtgtgtgtttggttttatgtgaattatggacctcaggatgtggggatggggtggagtgggggaagaatgtggtgctagggtttttttaatttagtaTGAATGAGTAAAAATTGCTTTACTGTGTTGCCACTAAAATTTTAGTGATCTATGGAAGTGCAGCTTtttttgttgattgtgtgtgtgttacatgtgtatatgtgtatatgcatgtgtatgggatatgtgtatgtacgtgtatatgtgtatatatatatatatatatatatatatatatatatatatatatatatatatatatatatatatatatatatatatatatatatatatgtgtgtttgtatatatgtacgtatgtacgtgtgtaggtatatgtgtgtgtacatatgtgtaaatgtttaaaaattatatatttatgtgtatgtatatgagtgtgtctgtgtttgtgtctgtgtgcttcaatgtgtgtgtgtgtgtgtgtgtgtgtgtgtgtttgtatgtatgtatgtatgtatgtatgtatgtatgtatgtatgtatgtatgtatatctatctatctatctatctatctatctatatatatatatatatatatatatatatatatatatatgtgtgtgtgtgtgtgtgtgtgtgtgtgtgtccatatgtgtctgtatctgtatttgtttcCAAACGCTTAGGTGGCCGTCACAGTGAATGGCCTGGATTTGACTGGTCGATATCGTTTTACAAATATTttgtccttttaaaaaaaaacaacattttctcTACATTTCAAAGGTTACAACATCAAATGAGAACcatcgtgaaaaaaaaaacaacaacaacaacaaaatatcaacagaAGCTGTGTAATAATATTGTTCAGAAGttgaagaaaaatatataaacacataatTGTGCTTATTTATGGAATAAAAATGGTCAGCATACCCGAAGATTTTAAGCGTGTTTTTAATCACTTTATTTATTATGCTTTTTAATCGATattgaaaaaggagaaaaaaaacaacaacaataaaacaagaaaaaaacaacaacaaacaacaacaacatgcagtatGGAAAATATACTGTTGGGTCAAATGGACAGTCAGGCAGATGTAGTAATATAAAGGTAATATACCTGTATGTGTACAGAGTGACCATAACATAACCAACTTTCCGAATCAGGCTTAGGCCCTCACAAAACCAAAAATAAGCACACTTCAGAGTGAGTGAATACGGGTTTTCTCCGTTCATGTAATCCAGCCACTGTTATCTGCATCGGTAATTTGAGGGTACACTCGCGTCTGTACAGGGTCAATATTACGCAAGCAGCTTTCCGACTCAGGCTTAGGCCCCTCACAAAACCAAAAATATGCAAACTTCAGACTGAGTAAATTCGGGTTTCTCCGTTCGTGCAATTCAGCCGCTATCAATATCGGTTAAATTAATATGCGTGTGAgcacgagatttttttttttttcttgtgtgtgcgtgtgtgcgtgaatatgagtgtgtgtgtgtgtgtgtgtgtgtgtgtgtgtgtgtgtgtgtgtgtgtgtgaagagtcataggaagaagaatataattatgtatgcatatcaacaagtattaacttacaacaaagTAAATATAAATAGCAACATTAATTAGAATGCATCAAAGGAGGAttccaactggactggagtttaaaatttccgaaaacattgtAAGTTATGAATAATCGTTCAATTttttttcagtggctgatggTATATTGTTAAACAAGTCAtcgactacatgtgtgtgtgtgtgtgtgtgtgtgtgtgtgtgtgtgtgtgtgtgtgtgtgtgtgtgtgtgtgtgtgtgtgtgtgtgtgtgtgtgtgtgtgtgtgtgtgtgcgacaggggGAAATGTTTTCTGTCATCAGTGATACGGAAATGGTCCGTTGGCTTAATTAATGAAAACAGCTATTGGCAAAAATGAATCAGTTAAGCTCGTCTTTCTGTTatcaccgcaaaaaaaaaaaaaaaaaggaaacaaaaatgttCCCGCGAGTAAAAGTAGTGAATTAATTGATCGCCGGACGAAACGACGGGTATTTCAACAATTCCAGAAGGCCAATTACAGGAATTTGCAGCAACTTCCTAATCCCCACGTATTTTGCAGGCAATTTTTTTTAGATTAATGCATTTCCTACAGCGGTAGAAAAAGCTGGACACGTTTGTATGGCAGACTCTTTTTCACAAAACAGAGAAGACGTGTTTCACCTGAGGCTATAACATGTGAAAGGTTTACTTTTTCTCCTTTTGAGGGGATGGCGGGAGGTGGCGGAGGTggcggagggggacgggggtgacggggggggggggggggggggggtagtgaggcgTGAGGTGAAGGGagaagccctgtgtgtgtgtgtgtgtgtgtgtgtgtgtgtgtgtgtgagagagagagagagagagagagagagagagagagagtgtgtgtgtttgtttgagtgtgtgtgtgtgtgtgtgtgtgtgtgtgtgtgtgtgtgtgtgtgtgtgtgtgcttgtgtgtttcggggggtgggggtggggggagggggaggagcggaAGGTTGAAGAGAGAaaccctgtttgtgtgtgtgtgtgtgtgtgtgtgtgtgtgtgtgtgtgtgtgtgtgagagagagagagagagagagagagagagagagagagagtgtgtgtgtgtttgtttgagtgtgtgtgtgtgtgtgtgtgtgtttgtgtgtttcggggggtggggggtggggtgaggaggaggagcggaaggTTGAAGAGAaaaaccctgtgtgtgtatgtgtgtgtgtgtgtgtgtgtgtgtgtgtgtgtgtgtgtgtgtgtgtgtgtgtgtgtgtgtgagagagagagagagagagagagagagagagagagcgtgtgtgtgcgtgtgtgtgtgtgcattaagtgtgtgtgtgtgtgtgtgtgtggggggggggggggtgggctggggggggggggggggggctagagcgGAAGATTAAGGGAGAAGccctgaatgtgtgtgcgtgtgtgtgtgtgtgtgtgtgtgtgtgtgagtgtgtgtgtgtgtgtgtgtgtgtttaagtgtgtgtgtgtgtgtgtgtgtgtgtgtgtgtgtttgtttgtttgtttgtgtgtgtgtgtgtgtgtgtgtgtgtgtgtgtgtgtgtgaaagagagagagagagagagagagagagagagagagcgagagagagagagagagtgtgt
The sequence above is drawn from the Babylonia areolata isolate BAREFJ2019XMU chromosome 26, ASM4173473v1, whole genome shotgun sequence genome and encodes:
- the LOC143300189 gene encoding uncharacterized protein LOC143300189 translates to MERGMFKVYCVFVAMVSACLALQCPPGGFYFDKHLGQNGRLACCSELCMQPFLKAQCHKKCPNYADSKAKDTAAMLNSDSGNDNDSDTSSTPAMAISITAIAIIAVIVTLAILDKRRRWGFWECLRASIQQQLRQQHQQQQQQLHRPEGRSREANREWMEMNGLLAGGNAEPDPHAADVRSGGHAGSDHQLLLNAASSSSASASAPVPRNQPASVTAGAAGDDAVARNVGDHHVAAVAGEEPLLGDSAHAALVHHNLGGGGGGGHHDPQDAEEFQTAKTDSQPIQVTDCSAGVEDIAL